In Desulfosediminicola ganghwensis, a single window of DNA contains:
- a CDS encoding glycosyltransferase family 2 protein: MLDALLAQKNSCPFKIILFLPYRSIRTGELYPDPGFLQEKYGEETLDIHRCEDMGPATKFTGLLSYMPLIKDDVTHVYITDDDIILHPNVFQRVLKKITKQPSRPTLDRTVLANDTGMLNDLPTVAGYAGILFPFTFFLEMASDTNLTPVWTALAEGEHPCFDVDDILLSMLIRRFGYGVETTGLDPFKEVMNRSLTDQHPEWFELCKHTTRPQKTAQCKDVILP; this comes from the coding sequence GTGCTTGATGCCCTGTTAGCGCAAAAAAATAGTTGTCCTTTTAAAATCATCTTGTTTTTACCTTACCGCAGCATCCGGACAGGGGAACTGTATCCAGACCCCGGCTTTTTACAGGAAAAGTACGGTGAAGAGACTCTGGATATTCATCGATGTGAAGATATGGGGCCGGCAACAAAGTTCACCGGCCTGCTTAGCTATATGCCTTTGATAAAAGATGATGTCACCCATGTTTATATCACTGATGACGACATCATCCTGCATCCCAATGTTTTCCAAAGAGTACTTAAAAAGATTACTAAGCAGCCCTCCAGACCTACCCTCGATCGAACAGTATTGGCTAATGATACAGGGATGCTGAATGACCTCCCAACTGTAGCCGGATATGCAGGTATTCTTTTTCCGTTTACATTTTTCCTGGAGATGGCATCCGATACGAACTTAACACCCGTATGGACTGCGTTGGCAGAAGGAGAACATCCCTGTTTTGATGTCGATGATATCCTATTATCGATGTTGATTCGACGGTTTGGATACGGGGTTGAAACAACGGGACTGGATCCTTTCAAGGAAGTAATGAACAGGTCGCTCACTGATCAGCACCCTGAATGGTTCGAACTCTGTAAACACACCACTCGGCCACAAAAGACAGCCCAGTGCAAGGATGTGATTCTGCCATAG
- a CDS encoding glycosyltransferase family 32 protein: MKLVPRPISSFIPRIIHQVYSNDNLPIKISDNIGHLRELNPQWEYRFYNDLKMGSYIKSHFPGLITYYNRIAPAYGAARADFFRYLVMYREGGVYLDIKSSGSKPFSDVLRDDDIFYLSHWPNGLGQTYEGWGIHNELSSAKGEFQQWFIAGVSGHPFLHCVITAICNNIDSYDKYRDQVGRAAVLNVTGPIAYTKAILPVINQYPYRLVDSSDDLGLIYSIFENGSGVGHHHIYRRHYSKLRSGLVLNGDRKKILPYIGLKLRIFLQSIR, encoded by the coding sequence ATGAAACTCGTGCCTCGCCCGATTAGCTCATTTATTCCAAGAATTATCCACCAAGTATACAGCAATGACAACTTACCTATTAAAATTTCCGACAACATAGGACATCTTCGTGAGTTGAATCCTCAATGGGAATACCGTTTCTATAATGACCTCAAGATGGGGAGTTATATAAAAAGCCATTTCCCTGGATTGATAACATATTATAATCGAATTGCTCCCGCTTACGGTGCTGCGCGCGCTGATTTTTTTCGATATCTCGTTATGTATCGTGAAGGGGGCGTTTACCTGGATATAAAGAGTTCCGGAAGCAAACCATTCAGTGATGTGCTGAGAGATGATGACATTTTTTATCTCTCTCATTGGCCAAACGGGTTAGGCCAAACATATGAAGGATGGGGAATACATAATGAACTATCCAGTGCAAAGGGGGAGTTTCAGCAATGGTTTATTGCAGGAGTTTCGGGGCACCCGTTTTTACACTGTGTGATAACAGCGATCTGCAACAACATTGATTCCTATGATAAGTATAGAGATCAGGTGGGGAGGGCTGCTGTTCTTAACGTAACAGGGCCCATAGCGTATACCAAAGCTATACTCCCTGTGATAAACCAGTACCCGTATCGACTGGTGGATTCCTCGGATGATCTTGGATTGATATATTCAATTTTTGAAAATGGTTCTGGAGTTGGACATCACCATATATATCGCCGACACTACTCGAAGCTGAGAAGTGGCCTCGTTCTGAATGGTGACCGGAAAAAAATACTGCCATACATAGGCCTCAAACTAAGGATATTCCTCCAATCAATTAGATAG
- a CDS encoding IS4 family transposase, whose translation MAHSSTILNQIASFFPRHDFEKLARKHHHGQKFRSFNRWSQFLAMTIAQLTSRKSLRDLVSNLAVQKSRLYHLGMRPTSRATLARVNEQQPYETFKAMFFQLLHKCQANAPKHRFKFKGKIYLLDATMVNLCLSVFPWANYRKTKGAMKLHFGLDASGYLPVFMDMTEGKKHEIEWARSLNLPAGSCVVFDRGFTDYTWYETLDKRKITFVTRLKSNAKVYRYGNRRKPDSPDVLEDQKIKIPGYQFTFRRIIYVDPETGIEYQFVTNSRKLKASEVAAIYKERWQIELFFKWIKQQLKVKTFLGTSENAVLTQLWIALCVYLMLSYFKFMAKFKGSLTQLLRLLQLNIFERRPLADLLKPPDKPGKTQFSPQLALWN comes from the coding sequence ATGGCTCATTCTAGCACAATCCTAAATCAGATTGCTTCATTTTTCCCAAGACATGATTTTGAGAAACTGGCAAGAAAGCATCATCATGGACAAAAGTTTCGCTCCTTCAACAGATGGAGCCAGTTTCTCGCCATGACTATAGCCCAACTCACTTCCAGAAAGAGCCTTCGTGACTTAGTCAGCAACCTGGCCGTTCAAAAGTCTCGTTTGTATCATTTGGGTATGAGGCCAACTAGTCGGGCCACCTTGGCTCGTGTCAATGAGCAACAGCCTTATGAGACTTTCAAAGCCATGTTCTTTCAGCTTTTGCATAAGTGCCAGGCGAATGCTCCGAAGCATAGGTTCAAGTTCAAGGGTAAAATTTATTTACTCGATGCAACGATGGTCAATCTCTGTCTCTCAGTGTTTCCGTGGGCTAACTACCGCAAAACCAAGGGTGCCATGAAATTGCATTTTGGCCTTGATGCAAGTGGCTATCTTCCAGTCTTCATGGATATGACGGAGGGCAAAAAACATGAAATCGAATGGGCACGATCTCTTAACCTGCCTGCCGGTTCTTGTGTAGTTTTTGACCGAGGGTTCACCGATTACACTTGGTACGAGACCCTCGACAAACGCAAAATAACGTTCGTAACACGGCTTAAAAGTAATGCAAAAGTCTATCGCTACGGCAACCGACGTAAACCCGATTCTCCTGATGTTCTTGAAGACCAAAAGATAAAAATTCCAGGATATCAGTTCACTTTTCGACGGATTATCTATGTTGATCCAGAAACGGGCATTGAGTATCAGTTTGTGACAAATTCGAGGAAACTCAAAGCATCAGAGGTTGCTGCAATTTATAAAGAACGCTGGCAAATCGAACTGTTCTTTAAGTGGATCAAGCAACAACTAAAAGTGAAGACGTTTCTTGGAACATCTGAAAACGCAGTACTTACACAGCTATGGATTGCCCTCTGTGTCTATCTAATGCTGTCGTATTTTAAATTCATGGCCAAATTCAAAGGATCGCTCACGCAACTGCTCAGGCTATTGCAATTGAACATTTTTGAAAGAAGACCGTTGGCTGACTTGTTAAAGCCGCCTGACAAACCAGGAAAAACACAATTTTCGCCACAACTTGCATTGTGGAATTAA
- a CDS encoding glycosyltransferase, with protein MKILHVANLHLSKYGSHFYCTDRKISNGLIRNGHFVYDFSYRDVARYESTLRSQMLGSAKMNRCLLQLCDNLEPDIILLGKSELIPPETLKKIRQRYPETKIALWHFDAIYNEQEINYIAQQLYHIHAAFFTTGGVDLARLREQHKDKIFFFPNPIDTSVETLKHFNFDNFEFDVIFCGRDKKRIDRRRYLERMIRMNQRRLCFSIHGALGHPVITGKDYMMNLRNSAMALNLSDRFDIEYYSSDRIAHLTGHGLCTFSPLVPKFQNLYSENELVYYESLDDLFEKLWFYKNNPDRRKNVAMAGWQRAHNDYSSTRVTDYFIDALYNRNLESYHWASY; from the coding sequence ATGAAAATTCTGCATGTCGCTAACTTGCATTTGAGTAAATATGGTAGTCACTTCTACTGTACAGATAGGAAGATATCTAACGGACTGATTAGAAATGGGCACTTTGTATATGATTTTTCATATCGTGATGTTGCACGATATGAAAGTACGCTAAGAAGTCAAATGCTTGGCTCCGCCAAAATGAATAGATGCCTTCTTCAACTTTGTGACAACCTGGAACCAGATATCATTCTTCTGGGAAAATCCGAACTTATCCCACCGGAGACACTAAAAAAAATACGCCAAAGATATCCTGAGACCAAAATCGCACTTTGGCATTTCGATGCAATTTATAATGAACAGGAAATTAACTATATTGCTCAACAACTTTATCATATTCATGCTGCTTTTTTTACGACTGGCGGTGTTGACCTTGCGCGGCTTCGTGAGCAACACAAGGATAAAATTTTTTTCTTTCCAAACCCGATAGATACCTCTGTAGAAACACTCAAACACTTTAACTTCGATAATTTTGAATTCGATGTGATATTCTGTGGTCGTGACAAAAAAAGGATCGACAGAAGGCGCTATCTCGAAAGAATGATAAGGATGAATCAGAGGAGGCTATGTTTTTCAATCCATGGAGCACTCGGTCATCCGGTAATAACAGGTAAAGATTACATGATGAATCTTCGGAATTCAGCCATGGCTCTGAATTTAAGCGATAGATTTGACATTGAATACTATTCCTCAGACAGAATAGCGCATCTGACTGGCCATGGTTTGTGCACATTCAGCCCACTTGTGCCTAAATTTCAGAATCTGTATTCGGAGAATGAACTTGTTTATTATGAAAGTCTTGACGACCTTTTTGAAAAACTCTGGTTTTACAAAAACAATCCAGATAGAAGGAAGAACGTAGCAATGGCTGGTTGGCAGAGGGCCCACAATGATTATTCATCAACTCGGGTGACCGATTATTTTATTGATGCATTGTATAATAGAAACCTTGAAAGCTACCACTGGGCCTCGTACTAA